From Actinomyces sp. oral taxon 171 str. F0337, one genomic window encodes:
- a CDS encoding MT-A70 family methyltransferase has protein sequence MPTGGVGEIPGLPPGGFATILVDPPWPLQGGEKHYRTMSLARITALPVGSLAARDAHLWLWTTNALLPRAYEVAEAWGFTVRSPLTWVKFRLGLGGRYQLRNATEQLLFCTRGRAPLGSRSQPTWFNAPVTEHSRKPAEQFAIIERVSPGPYLELFARRRPESNQPWAVWGDQVASDIRIPGFAVPWYSERVEKAEAMPQRTQTDDAAGGGTGGGNGKEVTL, from the coding sequence GTGCCGACTGGGGGCGTTGGTGAGATCCCTGGCTTGCCGCCTGGTGGTTTTGCCACCATCTTGGTCGATCCGCCTTGGCCACTGCAGGGCGGTGAGAAGCACTACCGGACGATGAGCCTGGCGCGGATCACGGCGCTGCCGGTGGGGTCGCTGGCGGCGCGTGATGCCCACCTGTGGCTGTGGACGACCAATGCCTTGCTGCCGAGGGCGTATGAGGTGGCTGAGGCCTGGGGCTTTACGGTGCGCAGTCCACTGACCTGGGTGAAGTTCCGCCTTGGCCTGGGTGGTCGCTACCAGCTTCGTAATGCTACCGAGCAGCTGCTGTTCTGCACTCGGGGGAGAGCACCCTTGGGTTCGCGCTCCCAGCCGACCTGGTTCAACGCACCCGTCACCGAGCACTCACGCAAGCCGGCTGAGCAGTTCGCCATTATCGAGCGGGTCAGCCCTGGGCCGTACCTGGAGCTGTTTGCCCGCCGCCGGCCGGAGTCGAACCAGCCCTGGGCGGTGTGGGGCGACCAAGTAGCGAGCGACATCCGCATCCCCGGCTTTGCCGTGCCGTGGTACAGCGAACGCGTTGAGAAGGCGGAAGCAATGCCGCAGAGGACGCAGACAGACGACGCTGCCGGTGGTGGCACTGGTGGCGGTAACGGCAAGGAGGTAACGCTATGA
- a CDS encoding type IV secretory system conjugative DNA transfer family protein, with product MPLAQDTAVGLVERLLADSSLGRVVLELRASSGQATWAVGSREGERLARVVRELVPGCRVSRGFSRRAVDQAVVVSARPVGVGLAAERLSAVVRAILAALASTAEDEELVVQLQLGRRFSPEACGRVEPQGWLELLGLVPVPSLSGERGRRMRAQVGRHRAAASLRLGVRAASPLRQRTLLQGLLGALRLLEGPGVRLRARTEHPAKLDAVRRPWRAGLELGAVEIVAMAGWPVGELPLPLLGSGHPRQIAPPPEVGSGSSQRVVGASAVPGKEELVRLPISDAIYHTHLLGPTGVGKSTVLLALALADAAEGRGLLLLDPKGDLATDFLARLPEERADDVVVLDPTNPCPVGFNPLAGPPELAVVTAEAVLGVLAELFRDSWGIRTADVLSAALLTLARIPQATLVWLVPLLTNPAFRRRVLALAPPDPLGTDVFWQGYEAKPVRTQAVEVAPVLNKLRQLMLRPGLRAMLGQAQPRFGLTDLLERRRIVVVNLNQGLLGAGAARLLGTLLVAQLWQHLLARQAEPPERRQIVSVYIDEVQAFLAGLPGSLADALAQARSLGAAFHLAHQYRGQLSAEMIQAVETNTRSKVYFALSATDAAAAARLAPELEAADFQLLAQYQAYATVMHHGRPSGWFSLATRPAPPPVRDPALLYAASHARYGIPAEQTEAELIALTSGTAPSAVDANERHNPATTTDATAATTDDVTNGGPEDETAGEPTPDATPDEAGSDGTSNGTEAESGRSRPAIGRRRRP from the coding sequence TTGCCGCTTGCCCAGGACACGGCGGTGGGTCTGGTGGAGCGGCTGCTGGCAGATAGCTCGCTTGGTCGGGTGGTGCTGGAGCTGCGCGCCTCAAGCGGTCAGGCGACGTGGGCGGTGGGCTCGCGGGAAGGTGAGCGGTTGGCGAGGGTGGTGCGTGAGCTGGTGCCGGGCTGCCGGGTGTCTCGTGGGTTCTCGCGGCGGGCGGTGGATCAGGCGGTGGTGGTGTCGGCCCGGCCAGTCGGGGTGGGACTGGCGGCGGAGCGCCTCAGCGCGGTGGTGCGAGCCATCCTGGCGGCCTTGGCATCTACGGCTGAGGACGAGGAGTTGGTGGTGCAGCTGCAGCTGGGGCGGCGCTTTAGTCCGGAGGCGTGTGGGCGGGTGGAGCCGCAGGGTTGGCTGGAGTTGCTCGGGCTCGTACCGGTTCCGTCTCTTAGTGGTGAGCGGGGTCGGCGGATGCGGGCACAGGTGGGGCGGCATCGGGCGGCGGCGAGTCTGCGTCTGGGGGTGCGGGCCGCATCGCCGCTGCGCCAGCGGACGCTGCTGCAGGGGCTGCTGGGGGCGCTGCGCCTGCTGGAAGGGCCGGGGGTGCGGCTGCGCGCCCGCACGGAGCACCCCGCCAAGCTGGATGCGGTGCGGCGGCCGTGGCGGGCGGGGCTGGAGCTTGGTGCCGTGGAGATTGTGGCGATGGCGGGCTGGCCGGTGGGTGAGCTGCCATTGCCGCTGCTGGGGAGTGGGCACCCGCGCCAGATTGCCCCACCGCCGGAGGTGGGGTCCGGGTCGTCCCAGCGCGTCGTTGGGGCGAGTGCGGTGCCCGGTAAGGAGGAGTTGGTACGCCTGCCAATTTCTGATGCTATCTACCACACGCATCTGCTGGGGCCGACTGGTGTGGGTAAGTCGACGGTGCTGCTCGCGTTGGCGCTGGCTGATGCGGCTGAGGGCCGGGGTCTGCTCCTGCTCGACCCCAAGGGGGACTTGGCGACGGACTTTCTGGCGCGCCTGCCCGAGGAGAGGGCGGACGACGTGGTGGTGCTGGATCCGACCAATCCCTGCCCGGTGGGGTTCAACCCACTGGCCGGGCCGCCGGAGCTGGCGGTAGTGACGGCCGAGGCGGTGCTGGGGGTGCTGGCTGAGCTGTTTCGCGACAGCTGGGGCATCCGGACTGCCGATGTGCTCTCTGCTGCGCTGTTGACGTTGGCGCGTATCCCGCAGGCGACGCTGGTGTGGCTGGTGCCGCTGCTGACCAATCCGGCCTTCCGACGCCGGGTGCTGGCACTGGCTCCACCTGATCCTTTGGGGACGGATGTCTTTTGGCAGGGGTATGAGGCCAAGCCGGTGCGGACCCAGGCGGTGGAGGTAGCGCCGGTGCTCAACAAGCTGCGCCAGCTGATGCTGCGCCCGGGTCTGCGGGCGATGCTGGGCCAGGCCCAGCCCCGCTTCGGGCTGACAGATCTGCTGGAGCGCCGACGCATCGTAGTGGTCAACCTCAACCAGGGCCTGCTCGGAGCCGGAGCGGCCCGCTTGCTGGGGACCCTGCTGGTGGCTCAGCTGTGGCAGCACCTGCTGGCGCGCCAGGCAGAGCCGCCTGAGCGGCGGCAGATCGTGAGCGTGTATATCGATGAGGTCCAGGCCTTCCTGGCAGGGCTGCCGGGCAGCCTGGCCGACGCCCTGGCCCAGGCCCGATCACTCGGGGCGGCCTTCCATTTGGCGCACCAGTACCGGGGCCAGCTATCTGCCGAGATGATCCAGGCGGTGGAGACCAACACGCGCAGTAAGGTGTACTTCGCCTTGTCGGCGACCGATGCGGCCGCGGCGGCTCGGTTGGCTCCGGAGCTGGAGGCGGCCGACTTCCAACTGCTGGCCCAGTACCAGGCCTACGCCACCGTCATGCACCACGGGCGCCCCTCGGGCTGGTTCTCCCTCGCCACTCGGCCCGCTCCACCACCGGTGCGCGACCCAGCCCTGCTCTACGCCGCCAGCCACGCCCGCTACGGCATCCCAGCCGAGCAGACCGAAGCTGAGCTCATCGCCCTGACCAGCGGCACCGCGCCCAGCGCCGTGGACGCGAATGAGCGACACAACCCGGCCACGACCACAGACGCCACTGCTGCCACCACTGATGACGTTACTAATGGTGGACCCGAGGACGAGACGGCTGGTGAGCCGACCCCTGACGCCACCCCGGATGAGGCTGGCTCGGACGGCACCAGCAACGGAACTGAGGCTGAGTCTGGGCGGTCCCGCCCCGCGATTGGCCGCAGGAGGCGACCATGA
- a CDS encoding NUDIX hydrolase, producing the protein MSVSELKITRNGQPGIYGVVHRQDSVSVIVRDDKQRVLFLKQYRFPTDGISWELPMGGIEEGELPVNAAARELREETGVDGVELNYLGMFYPVPGLTSQIVYVFAAEATESQLDGNLKDVDEIVDRQFVHYSKISDWIQSQRITDGFTICSIMIASLS; encoded by the coding sequence ATGAGCGTTTCAGAATTAAAAATTACTAGAAACGGGCAACCAGGAATATACGGAGTAGTACATAGACAAGACTCGGTATCGGTGATAGTGAGAGATGATAAGCAACGAGTACTTTTTTTAAAACAGTACAGATTCCCAACAGACGGGATTTCATGGGAGTTGCCTATGGGAGGTATTGAAGAGGGTGAACTTCCTGTTAATGCGGCGGCCAGAGAACTACGAGAAGAAACAGGGGTAGATGGTGTAGAACTAAATTATTTGGGAATGTTCTATCCTGTTCCTGGGTTAACTTCACAAATAGTATATGTATTCGCTGCCGAAGCGACAGAATCTCAATTGGATGGGAATCTAAAGGATGTGGATGAAATTGTCGATCGTCAATTTGTACACTATTCAAAAATAAGTGACTGGATACAATCTCAACGCATCACCGACGGATTCACTATTTGCAGTATTATGATCGCGAGCTTGTCATGA